cccagctgctgtgtgtccagctgctgccggccctgctgccgccccagctgctgtgTGTCCAGCTGCTGCCGGCCCTGCTGCCGCCCCACATGCTGCCAGACCACCTGCTGCAGGACCACCTGCTGCCGCCCAGCCTGCTGTGGCTCCTCCTGCTGCTGAGCACCAGAACAACACCCATTGTCCACACCATCATGCCTTTTCGAGGAAatgcccctcttccttcttatctctcaCATCGTCTGCCAAGGAAGAACACGCTGACGCCAATGTGCTAGGAGCCAGGGATGAAAACCCCCGTCCTTTGGATGCATACGTCTCAACTTCTTTTCTGaccttccctttccattctttgccaATTGGGGATCAGCTGTGGATTTTGAATGCGGTCATTCAAAAGGGACGAGAGTCCCCCAGCTCTTGGACCTCTCCCTGGCATTCCAAACCTATAGCAAAGTAGTCTCGGACAAACATCAGAATCAGAACGTGTCTACCCAGCATTTCCTGCGTCCGATACCAAGGCAACAAGGTCATTGAAACAGAAAAGTCCCTTCCTACGTTCATCCAAATCATAACGTTGCCACGTTTTTCTAGCATTGCTTGTGTATTTGCAAATAAAATTATGACCTCTCCAGAGCTGAACTCCACTATTAACTCCAGACTGTCTTCTGATTGTATGAAACAGTTTCATGTCCCATGTCATTTCTGCACACATTTGCTAGCTAGGCTCATGTCTCCGATATGGGAGACATAAACCAGAGAAGCTCCAGGATTCATCCAACTGAGATTTCGGCCTGCACTCAAGTGTTCCGGGGAAATTCCATTGAGAAGTTATCACAGTCGAAGACAGCACGATCTCACTTCTTATTTCAAATtagtaaaagataatttctcacATTTTCCCTTCCAAATTCTCGCCCACTCTCTACGCGCCACCCCCGCTGCGATCACGGGAAGTGTGGAGTTGGCAGGCGGCAGGCGGGAGGAGTAAGTGGGACGGAAAGGGATAGCTGTGGATATGGAGTGGTTGTCCTTACCAAGGAGAGTCTTCTTTTCATTggagacacaaatgaaacaggAGATATCGGGAGAAGGCATCTGACTAACATGAGAGGAGAAGACGCTAGGAAGAAGGAAGTCTTGGTGAACGACTTCAGCATCTTTCAGGAACATATCAGCAAGGCCTATAGATGGGGGCTTGGGGAAGGGGAGCCATGAGAGGTGGCATGAGGCGTGTCAACGTTTGCGGGACATAGCAAGTATGTGTGTGGTTCTAAGATGAAAAGATATCTAACAGTGATATGAATGATGAATAAATGAGCTATGAGTTATGACCCAGAGAAGAAGCATGGTACCTGACTGTCAAATGGTACCTTGAAGCCATGTCCACCGACTTGGAAAAATCTTTCAGTTTACGGACAACTTACTCTTTTCAGAATTCTGGCCACCTTAGCCGTTACCTAACATCAAGGTGATTCAGCGGAAAACTTCCACCTTGagtgaaattaatttctttagctCCAAAACCCACAATGATGGATGACAGTCCTTTCAAAGCAGATTACACTGAACAGTGAGACAAAACCGTGGCACCTAAGGAGCGCTCTTTGATTCATTCCATGATCCAAACAACGCAATTTCAAAATAGATAGGCTGATAACTTCATTCCAGTGTCTTACGGACACAAAAGGAAAGCTGTTATCGAAAACTGTGGTGCATTTCTTGTTGGACTATCTGGAGTAGTTCTGTTAAACGTTCTTAAGCTGAATCGTTACGAACCATGGAAATAttgcaaaatggaaaatgtgaAGAATATGATTGATTGGAGGCttggtcaggaagaactgaacaTTTAATGAAGTCTTTAATATGAAAGCTATTCTATTCGCTAGCTCGAAAACAAggcctcttctcctctctcactctgcACGGAAGGTGACTGAGTTTCCAAAAAGTATGTCAGCATTGCTAAGCTTCAAAAGCATCTACGGGGATGGAAAAGTTCCAGGCATGGCTGTAGTGACAAATGCCCTACTATTCAAAGGAAACTAATAAGTGTTCAATGAACACCCACTGAGTACAAGGCATGGGTCTTAGCAAACAAACACAGGCAAAAAGACAAGTCATTGCCTTCAACCTGTCAAGTACGACCATTTCCAGCTCCACCCAATTTGGGGATTATTTCACATGGACGGAATTCATGggccagaaggaaaaagaagagcaacTGAACCAGAGGACTACATAGACTggaatggggaaaaagaagatGTTGTCAAAATTCATAAAATCTCTCCAGAATTGGAGGCCATGAAGAAATCGATCGAAtgccaggactctaggaaaaaagCAAAGCTTCAACCCTGGCATCCATACCGTAAGAAACACCACCTTAGGCAATTATTTTCAAGGTGGTGCTTTTTGTCGCCACATCCCATAATCATTGCTGCAACAAATGATGATCCAATATTTCATGAAATGATGTTTGCCCTTGTCTTTGAGAGCGTGATACAGGACATTCCACGAACTCCTTTGACTGCTTCCTTAAGGAAAACCTGTGAAACCTCTTTCCTTTGACCTACAATTGTCTCACATATTTTCTATCTGTTTAAAGCCAGAAAGATCTGGCCGTCAAGGCTGAAAAATTCCGTCTCTAGAGGGTTGGCCTGCTGCTCCTGAACATCTTCCTCCGTGCTTACTTTGACCACTGGGAAACAGAAACGCTGACAGGAAGGCCAATAAGGTCATTGCCAAAAGACAGGAGCTGCCAAGGCTGTTACTTgactggcatagcctttgagtcGTCAGCCTCACCTGCAAACCACGATGAGGCATCAGACGAGGACgaggggagagatttgagctCTTGTCTAAAAGTCCTAGACCCAGACTCAGGTACCATGCCctcaccaaaatatttttttctcaattcgaTTCGCCTCTCCCGACATCTCCATCATCGGTCATGAATAGAGAGTACCCAGCAGATAATGAAGATGACACCATCACGTGCATAGTTCTTCATCAGCATGCTGAAATCCCTAGAACTGTTTCGAAGTTTTCTTTTGCCATATCTCCTGCATGCTGTGGGTCACTTGGAGTGGATAATGATCACCACGTCGGAAAGATCCGCAGAGGCCCTTTGTCCCATCCCGGCTAAAGACCCCGAGAAGAAAGCAGACCTCTTTCGAATTGGAGCTTTTATACAAGACAACGACATTTCTTTGGTCTGAATTGTGGCCATCACTCTTGGGTCTTTCTTTGCCGCAATCCGTCTAAGCTTCAACATCGCCTTCAGAGTAGAGTTCCCAGCTCCTCCTCTAAAACTATCCACATCCCTTAGGAAGAACCCTGCccacccctcacacacacacacacacacacacacacacacacacacacacacacacacacacaccccacgaGTCGTGGAATGATGCACGGAAAAAAAAGATGTGTAATACCCTTGGTCATTGAGGGCAGGCAATGGCAAGGTGAACCAGGAATTGACCAAGGAGAGAAATTTGGCAGAGTAATTAAGGCAAGATGAAAAGATAAGTGATGATTCTAGAGGgcaaaaacaaatgagataacgaATTCCCAAAGTTCaaggaaaaatagattcaggagaaaataatttcttaattgcattttACTTTTCCATCATGATAAACAATAACAGGGAAATCCCCTTACACGTGCTGACAGCCGTTGCTCATCGGGGTATAAAAGAGGCCCGTGGGGCAAGAAGTTTCTCAAACACAAGTCAATCCCTATCCTTGAACCAAAGCTAGAAGATCCATCCGCTGACACCATGGTCAACTCCTGTTGTGGCTCCGTGTGCTCTGAGCGCAGCTGTGGCCAGGAAGCCTGTGAGGAGGCATGCTGCGCCCCCAGCTGCTGCAGACCCAGCTGCTGCCCCTCTGTGTGCTGCCAGCCAACGTGCTGCCAAACGACTTGTTGCCGCCCAACTTGCTGCCGCccaacttgctgtgtgaccagctgctgccagccctgctgccgccccagctgctgtCGTCCCGTCTGCTGCCAGACGACTTGCTGCAGAACCACGtgctgccgccccagctgctgtCTGTCCAGCTGCTGCAGACCAAGGTGCTGCCAGTCCGTTTGCTGCCAACCCACCTGCTGCCGCCCTTCCTGCTGCCAGTCTAGTTGCTGCTCACCTTGCTGCTGCCAAACCACTTGCTGCCGCCCAACttgctgccgccccagctgctgtgtgtccagctgctgccagccctgctgccgccccagctgctgtgtgtccagctgctgccagccctgctgccgccccagctgctgtgtgtccagctgctgccggccctgctgccgccccagctgctgtgTGTCCAGCTGCTGCCGGCCCTGCTGCCGCCCCACATGCTGCCAGACCACCTGCTGCAGGACCACCTGCTGCCGCCCAGCCTGCTGTGGCTCCTCCTGCTGCTGAGCACCAGAACAACACCCATTGTCCACACCATCATGCCTTTTCGAGGAAatgcccctcttccttcttatctctcaCATCGTCTGCCAAGGAAGAACACGCTGACGCCAATGTGCTAGGAGCCAGGGATGAAAACCCCCGTCCTTTGGATGCATACGTCTCAACTTCTTTTCTGaccttccctttccattctttgccaATTGGGGATCAGCTGTGGATTTTGAATGCGGTCATTCAAAAGGGACGAGAGTCCCCCAGCTCTTGGACCTCTCCCTGGCATTCCAAACCTATAGCAAAGTAGTCTCGGACAAACATCAGAATCAGAACGTGTCTACCCAGCATTTCCTGCGTCCGATACCAAGGCAACAAGGTCATTGAAACAGAAAAGTCCCTTCCTACGTTCATCCAAATCATAACGTTGCCACGTTTTTCTAGCATTGCTTGTGTATTTGCAAATAAAATTATGACCTCT
The DNA window shown above is from Notamacropus eugenii isolate mMacEug1 chromosome 2, mMacEug1.pri_v2, whole genome shotgun sequence and carries:
- the LOC140528512 gene encoding uncharacterized protein isoform X1; this encodes MVNSCCGSVCSERSCGQEACEEACCAPSCCRPSCCPSVCCQPTCCQTTCCRPTCCRPTCCVTSCCQPCCRPSCCRPVCCQTTCCRTTCCRPSCCLSSCCRPRCCQSVCCQPTCCRPSCCQSSCCSPCCCQTTCCRPTCCRPSCCVSSCCQPCCRPSCCVSSCCQPCCRPSCCVSSCCRPCCRPSCCVSSCCRPCCRPTCCQTTCCRTTCCRPACCGSSCC
- the LOC140528512 gene encoding uncharacterized protein isoform X2, with translation MVNSCCGSVCSERSCGQEACEEACCAPSCCRPSCCPSVCCQPTCCQTTCCRPTCCRPTCCVTSCCQPCCRPSCCRPVCCQTTCCRTTCCRPSCCLSSCCRPRCCQSVCCQPTCCRPSCCQSSCCSPCCCQTTCCRPTCCRPSCCVSSCCQPCCRPSCCVTTCCRPACCGSSCC